TGTTTGGTAGCTGCTTGCACATTAAACATATTAAGAATACTAAACTTAAATTAGGGCTTGTTGACATTTATCTGAAGCTCACTACTCAACGCGCATTCCATCTTGCATAGCAAAAATAATAGCCTCAGGTAGCACCTTACAACAAACTAACGTTGCTACCGCAAGCTTTCCAACTTGCCTCACGCATCTTCGATCAAACATCAACAGACCCTTAATAAATGGCCCGAATTACTCATCCTGTCCAGAAAACAAAACAAGTTTAAATTTTCGTTAAAAACGACTGCTGTTAAAAACTTTTACTAAAGGTCAGCTGCTGCCTCTAGCAACTGGTAACCTCGTTCTGCCTTACTTAAATCATACGGTTGTAATGAAAACTGTTTTTGCAGCAACCCTGCCAGGTTGATTAAAGCTGTTTTATCACCTGTTTTCAGTTCTAGCTCCAACTCATTAATAGGCTCCCTTTTGCTACCTGCGATGACAAAGCCCTGGTCTAATGCCAGCTCCACAGTTGCTACCGTTTTGTCATGATGCCATTCCACTAACCAGGTGGTACGCTCAAAGTTGGTTTCAAACACAGGCACTAACTGCTCTTTAACATCAGCTGCAAGCGACTGCGGCCAAACCTCATTAAGCAATGTTATATCCAGCTTTTTCTCTTGAATTGGCCATTCCCACTCTTGCCGCGAGGATAACCCTGCTACACTGTTGCCACGGGTTTTCAGGGTTTGAATAAGCTGGCCATCAGCTAACTGACGAATTCTTAATGCCATTTTATGTTGGTGTAAGTCTCCAGCTGATGTATCAAAATAGATATTAATCAAAGGCTTAGTACCAACTAGTGTAGACTGATATTGCTTGAAAAAAGCAGCCTGTTTGATTTGCTCTGGCGATGTATCTTGTAATGCCAGCTTGATTTCAGTTTCAGTTCCCATCTTGCTCGCTCTATTCCTTCTTCGAGTTTTTAGCAGGTTTTATTGAATGGTAAATCGCTTAGCACCATCAGTTCGACTGATAATAGGTATAACTTTTAATAAATAATCTCAATATTTGATAGTTATCACAAACAAAGTCTGATTGACCTGATGTGTCTCAACCATCACCCACCAAATTATCAGACCGAGTTACCTAAACCTCCATACTGAATATTAATTAACCTCTTATAGCTAATAGAAACATTCAACACTTCTTACAAAAATGACTAATGGCTTAAGAATGAGTATATCTGCTGAAACTTGGTGCCAATTTGCGGCTATCTAGTCAGTAAAATTTACTTCGTTTTGATGACATTTAGGGGTGGTCATGTCAGATTAGTCTCCGTATACTTGCGCCGACATTTATCCTGGAATCGGTAAAAATGCCAGCAAAAAACCTATTATCAAGTATGTTTGGGCGGTCGCCGATAGGGCCAATTCAGCAGCACATCGCTAAAGTACACGAGTGTGCTACACAGTTGGTGCCTTTTATTAATGCGGCTATGAGTGATAACTGGGAAGAAGCTGCCAAAATTCAAGCAGACATTGCCAACCTGGAAGGTGAAGCGGACGTTTTGAAAAAAGAAATCCGCTTATCATTGCCTAAAAGTTTATTTCTGCCTGTACCTCGTACTGATTTATTAGACATCATTACAGTACAAGATAAAGTTGCTAACCGAGCAAAAGACATTGCTGGGCTGATGCTAGGCCGTCAAATGTCTATTCCTGCTGAACTGCAACCAGAGTTTAAAGATTATATAGCCCGCTCTGTAGACACTTCGGCTCAAGCACTGAAAGCCATGAGCGAATTAGACGAGCTGGTCGAAACAGGCTTTTCCGGCAGAGAAGTTGATATCGTTGAAAAAATGATTGAAGACCTGGATGCCATTGAAAGTGATACGGACAAAATTCAAGTTGCCATCAGAGCAAAACTATTCCAATTAGAAAAACAATTACCTCCAGTAGATGTGATGTTTCTTTATAAAATCATCGACTGGATCGGGGACCTTGCCGACAGAGCCTCTAGAGTAGGTAGCCACTTACAACTATTACTTGCCCGTTAAACACTAAAACACCGGAAAGAAACAATGGAAATCATTGCTGAATACGGCCTGCTATTTATGGGTATGGCCTGCGTTTTTGGCTTTTTCATGGCTTGGGGGGTTGGTGCCAACGATGTGGCTAACGCGATGGGAACATCAGTTGGCTCTAAGGCACTGACAGTAAAGCAAGCAATTTTAATTGCTATGATTTTTGAGTTTGCTGGTGCTTATCTGGCTGGTGGCTCAGTGACCTCAACAATTCGTAAAGGCATTATCGACCCATCCACCCCAGAACTACTAGCTAACCCTGATTTGCTCGTATACGGCATGTTAGCAGCCTTGCTTGCAGCGGGTACTTGGCTATTGGTCGCCACCATGTTTGGCTGGCCTGTCTCTACTACTCACTCGATTGTTGGTGCAATCGTTGGCTTTGCCGCAGTAGGTATTTCTGTTGAAGTAGTGAATTGGGGGAAAGTTGGCACCATTGCCGCCAGCTGGGTAGTCTCACCCTTACTCTCAGGTACCATCGCCTTTGGCATATTTATGAGTGTCCAGCGGCTTATTCTCAACACCGACAACCCCTTCCAAAATGCAAAAAAATATGTGCCCATTTACATGTTTTTAGTGGGCTTCATGATTGCCATGGTCACATTGGTTAAGGGTTTGAAACATATTGGTTTGGATCTCAACTATGGCCAAAGTGCAATCATTGCTCTGCTTGTTGGTATCGCAATTATGCTGCTTGGCAAAGCGCTACTAAACAAAGTGAAAGAAGACCCTAAAGCAGATGAAAAATTTCACTTTAGCAGTGTGGAAAAGGTATTTGGGGTACTGATGATTTTCACTGCTTGTGCCATGGCATTTGCCCATGGTTCTAATGATGTTGCTAACGCCGTAGGACCGCTGGCAGCAGTTGTCGGTGTGGTAAAGTCTGGTGGAGAAATTGTATCCAAAACCAGTATGCCCTGGTGGATTTTATTACTGGGTGGCTTAGGTATTGTGGTTGGTTTAGCTACCTATGGTTACCGAGTCATGCAAACCATTGGTAAACACATAACTGAGCTGACACCAAGTCGTGGTTTTGCTGCAGAGTTAGCTGCTGCAACCACTGTTGTATTAGCATCCGGTACTGGCCTGCCTATCTCTACCACTCACACATTAGTTGGTGCGGTATTAGGGGTTGGCTTTGCTAGAGGTATTGGCGCCCTTAACTTACGGGTTATTGGTAATATCTTTATTTCTTGGATAGTCACTTTACCTGCCGGTGCTGGCTTAGCAATTTTATTCTTCTATATTTTCGAAAGTCTTTTTACTTAAGTTGCTATCCGCAATAACAGATAAAATAAAAACAAAGCCGAGTGTGCATGCAGTGAAAGCTGCATGCTTGCTCTGCGTCTGACTCTTACTAAATCCTAATTAATTACCTGACTAAAAATACTGACATATGGGCATGGGAAGCCACATAGTTACCATGTGCATGAAAAAGGTTTTCCCAAAAACCTGGGACATGGGATGCCATAATAATTAGGTCAGCTTCAATTGCCTCCCCTGCATCACTCAACAGCCTATCAAGATCTACAACTGGGTCTGAAGCAGTAATTGGATGTGCCTGTCCCTTCACACCAGACCTGCTGTTCTGCATAGCAACAAACTCATCCAGTTTTTTAGCAAAAGCGTCAGAGTTACGTGCCAGTTCGCTAGGCAATGAGCCCGTGACAGATACATAGTGGACCTCAGCACCATATAGCTTCGCAAGATCTGCAGCAGCCTGTAATGCCTTACCCATTTTGTCCAGGTGAGTCAGGTCAATGGGAACCATAATTTTGGTATACATTACTGTCTCCTCCACCTTGATTCTGGGAATGCTACTTAAAAGGTAGATACCCTGACTGGGTGCGGCAAGCTAGATAAACTGTAGGCAATTCTTTTATCTGGCTTACTCCCTACAAAACTATTATTACAGCGAGGGCTAAGCTAGTTTAAACTATCTACTTTTTATACCCCATGTCCCGTACATAAGAAAAAGGAAACTGTAGTTATGTGGTTGCACTATGCAGTAATAGGTTTAGCACTGCTTGCCCTTCTAGGGGTTGTCCTGGAAGAAGTAATACATATCAATAAAGCCAAAATTACCCTTTTTCTTGGCGCCCTAGCCTGGATTCTTCTGTTTGTTTCAAGTCATGGGGGACCTGAAAATCAGGAAGCTATTATTCATGGCCTGGAAAGCAATATTGCCGAAATAGCCAGCCTTTGGCTTTTCTTACTCGCAGCGATGACCTTTGTTGCTTATCTCAACAAAAAAGGAATGATTGAAAACTTAATCTACTTATTTCTCCCTAAGCAGGTTTCTGAGCGAAAGCTGTTATTTTTAACGGGCCTGTTTTGTTTTATTTTTTCTTCCCTGGCCGACAATATCACTGCAACGCTAGTCTCCGTCACCCTGATTCTTTCCTTACGCATGGATACTGCAAAAACCCTGCGGTTTGCTGCCTTATTGGTTTTTGCTGTTAATTCCGGCGGTGTTGCCTTGATTACTGGTGACGTAACCACTCTGATGATATTCCTACAAGGTAAAGTAGAAATATTAGACTTATTAATGCTGAGCATGCCCTCCTTTGTTGCCGTTATGTTTATGGCAACAATATTAAGCCTGGGACTGTCAGGAGAAGTTACCGTACAACAGCGTCGTACTGAAGTACGCAGCGTGGATATCATCATCGCCTGTGTATTTCTTTCGACAATTGTAGGGACGATTATTCTGAATGTTGCCTATCAGATACCACCCGTACTCACTTTTCTGTTTGGGTTATCAATCATGTTTCTGGTTGCCCGCTTTTTCAATGATGACATTGAAAATGACCCTATTCTTGAATATATCCGCTCCATTGAGTTCGAAGCTCTGTTGTTTTTCTTAGGTATTTTATTACTTGTAGGGGCACTGAAAGAGATAAACGTATTGGAATCACTGCTATCGATGTACTCGTTGGTATCACCAGTGGTAGCAAACTATTTGATGGGGCTGCTATCTGCCTGTATTGATAACGTTCCCCTTACTGCTGCACTACTCAAGTCTGGTATTACAATGACTAAAGCAGAATGGTTAGGATTAACTTACGCTGTCGGTGTAGGAGGCTCACTGCTCATTATCGGCTCTGCTGCAGGTATAGTAGCAATGTCCAAAATACCAGGCCTTACTTTTGGCAAATACGCTCGTTATGGACTGGCTTTGTTGGGAGCATACTCTGTTGGCTATGCAGGAGTATATCTGCTTGCAAACTATGTAATATAAGCTAATCAGTCTATTTATTTCATTTTGGGTATATACGAGGTTGTAGCGAAATACTGCTGGGAAAATATGAAGTAATAACCTCATATATATAGGGAAAAGGCTGACTCACGCCCCCTTTTCCCCAAAGAACATTTACCCAACAATGAGCAATAGGCTGTTTTATGTCAGTGTTGTGAAAATAACTGATACACTTGTGTAATTAATCCTACTATCAGGGAATGTCATATCCTTAATAAGCGTACCGTTAGTGTTGTAATTATAAATATGATTAGCTGAAGACAAGTACAAATCATTATTTGGCCCTGCAGCAATACCACTGATATTAAAGCCAGTGTTCTTATAAGATAACTGATTAAGTGCTAAATCACGTATGGTAAACCCTTCCTGAGAACCATTATATGATGCATAAACTCGATCACCGATAACGGTAACATCAGTGTAATTAATAGAGCTGATGGGAAACTCCATATCTTTTATCAATGTACCATCTGTCTTGTAATGATAAATATGGTTACCAGCAGCTACATATACATCGTCATTTGGACCTGCAGCAATACCATTGGCTTTTATCCCAGTATTAAAATAAGACAACTGATTCAGATTTAAATCACGAACAGTAACACCTAATTGAGAACCTTCATAAGCAGCATACACTCTGTCGCCTTTAACAATAACACTGGTATAATTGATGCCACCATCAGGAAAGGTCATATCCTTAATTAACTTGCCGCTGTTATCATAGTGAAATATATGATTATTTGAAGTTAAATACACATCATTGTTAGGGCCTGCAGCAATACCACTGAAGTTAAAATCTGTACCAACAAAAGACAGTTGATTTAACTGAAAATCACGAATGGTAAAGCCTCTTTGTGAGCCATTATAAGATGCATA
The sequence above is drawn from the Spartinivicinus poritis genome and encodes:
- a CDS encoding inorganic triphosphatase, which translates into the protein MGTETEIKLALQDTSPEQIKQAAFFKQYQSTLVGTKPLINIYFDTSAGDLHQHKMALRIRQLADGQLIQTLKTRGNSVAGLSSRQEWEWPIQEKKLDITLLNEVWPQSLAADVKEQLVPVFETNFERTTWLVEWHHDKTVATVELALDQGFVIAGSKREPINELELELKTGDKTALINLAGLLQKQFSLQPYDLSKAERGYQLLEAAADL
- a CDS encoding TIGR00153 family protein; the encoded protein is MPAKNLLSSMFGRSPIGPIQQHIAKVHECATQLVPFINAAMSDNWEEAAKIQADIANLEGEADVLKKEIRLSLPKSLFLPVPRTDLLDIITVQDKVANRAKDIAGLMLGRQMSIPAELQPEFKDYIARSVDTSAQALKAMSELDELVETGFSGREVDIVEKMIEDLDAIESDTDKIQVAIRAKLFQLEKQLPPVDVMFLYKIIDWIGDLADRASRVGSHLQLLLAR
- a CDS encoding inorganic phosphate transporter; translation: MEIIAEYGLLFMGMACVFGFFMAWGVGANDVANAMGTSVGSKALTVKQAILIAMIFEFAGAYLAGGSVTSTIRKGIIDPSTPELLANPDLLVYGMLAALLAAGTWLLVATMFGWPVSTTHSIVGAIVGFAAVGISVEVVNWGKVGTIAASWVVSPLLSGTIAFGIFMSVQRLILNTDNPFQNAKKYVPIYMFLVGFMIAMVTLVKGLKHIGLDLNYGQSAIIALLVGIAIMLLGKALLNKVKEDPKADEKFHFSSVEKVFGVLMIFTACAMAFAHGSNDVANAVGPLAAVVGVVKSGGEIVSKTSMPWWILLLGGLGIVVGLATYGYRVMQTIGKHITELTPSRGFAAELAAATTVVLASGTGLPISTTHTLVGAVLGVGFARGIGALNLRVIGNIFISWIVTLPAGAGLAILFFYIFESLFT
- a CDS encoding universal stress protein; protein product: MYTKIMVPIDLTHLDKMGKALQAAADLAKLYGAEVHYVSVTGSLPSELARNSDAFAKKLDEFVAMQNSRSGVKGQAHPITASDPVVDLDRLLSDAGEAIEADLIIMASHVPGFWENLFHAHGNYVASHAHMSVFLVR
- the nhaD gene encoding sodium:proton antiporter NhaD produces the protein MWLHYAVIGLALLALLGVVLEEVIHINKAKITLFLGALAWILLFVSSHGGPENQEAIIHGLESNIAEIASLWLFLLAAMTFVAYLNKKGMIENLIYLFLPKQVSERKLLFLTGLFCFIFSSLADNITATLVSVTLILSLRMDTAKTLRFAALLVFAVNSGGVALITGDVTTLMIFLQGKVEILDLLMLSMPSFVAVMFMATILSLGLSGEVTVQQRRTEVRSVDIIIACVFLSTIVGTIILNVAYQIPPVLTFLFGLSIMFLVARFFNDDIENDPILEYIRSIEFEALLFFLGILLLVGALKEINVLESLLSMYSLVSPVVANYLMGLLSACIDNVPLTAALLKSGITMTKAEWLGLTYAVGVGGSLLIIGSAAGIVAMSKIPGLTFGKYARYGLALLGAYSVGYAGVYLLANYVI